A region of Vitis riparia cultivar Riparia Gloire de Montpellier isolate 1030 chromosome 12, EGFV_Vit.rip_1.0, whole genome shotgun sequence DNA encodes the following proteins:
- the LOC117926452 gene encoding transmembrane E3 ubiquitin-protein ligase FLY2: MGTGGNAEFGWFGRRGRLGFAFRVVLGLWVVLAVLRPVTGLRPLRDRAHSWGDEWLYIRKDENALGPFSYWNITGTYKGSWRFLDSTNSSARFPDFGKSSGNSIIELVSSPTKITGVHYVQGVIIFHDVFDNEHEVGGSQIRVEGVYIWPFRQLRMVANSGKEGELSQEEEYILSNPYHLLGVFSSQVFQESPREKIWRKRHSPIYEMEKHCNIEIAAQISRVSSTQNDGDRDRYHLEGLMESPSVDDDGDCFSPLLLNATSVNIEAYYNKAVNYTLMVTFVSFLQVLLLIRQMEHSNTQSGAAKVSILMIGQQAIMDAYLCLLHLTAGILVESLFNAFATAAFFKFVVFSIFEMRYLLAIWKASRPMNNGEGWETMRRELSVLYSRFYGILLGGILVMYEFHNFLRPILLLMYSFWIPQIITNVIRDSRKPLHPHYILGMTVTRLAVPLYMFGCPNNFMRIEPSKSWCICLGVFMGLQASILLLQHYLGSRCFIPRQILPEKYSYYRRFNQDTNHVTDCVICMTTIDITHRSNECMVTPCDHFFHSGCLQRWMDIKMECPTCRRPLPPA; this comes from the exons TGgttatatattagaaaagatGAGAATGCACTGGGTCCGTTTTCCTATTGGAACATTACAGGAACATACAaag GATCTTGGAGGTTCCTGGATTCCACAAATAGCTCTGCTAGGTTTCCAGATTTTGGGAAATCCAGTGGCAATTCTATCATTGAATTAGTTAGCTCACCAACAAAAATAACAGGTGTACATTATGTTCAG GGGGTGATTATATTCCATGATGTGTTTGACAATGAACATGAAGTTGGTGGTTCTCAAATCAGGGTAGAAGGTGTATATATATGGCCTTTTAGACAACTTCGAATGGTAGCCAACAG TGGAAAAGAGGGAGAGTTGAGCCAGGAAGAAGAATATATATTGTCTAATCCATATCACTTG CTTGGAGTTTTCTCGTCACAGGTGTTCCAAGAATCTCCCCGAGAGAAGATATGGAGAAAGCGGCATT CACCAATTTATGAGATGGAGAAACATTGTAATATTGAAATTGCGGCCCAAATTTCACGTGTCTCATCCACCCAAAATG ATGGAGATCGTGATCGTTATCACTTAGAAGGATTGATGGAGAGTCCTTCCGTGGATGATGATGGAGATTGCTTCTCTCCCTTACTATTAAATGCTACTTCTGTCAACATTGAGGCCTACTACAACAAGGCAGTTAACTATACGTTGATGGTCACCTTT GTCTCttttcttcaagttcttttgTTAATTCGGCAAATGGAACATAGCAACACTCAATCG GGGGCTGCCAAAGTTTCGATTTTAATGATTGGGCAACAAGCCATTATGGATGCTTATCTCTGCCTTTTACATCTGACTGCCGGAATACTAGTTG AGTCCTTGTTCAATGCTTTTGCAACTGCTGCATTTTTCAAGTTTGTAGTCTTCTCAATTTTTGAGATGAGATACCTTCTTGCCATATGGAAGGCAAGCAGACCTATGAATAACGGAGAAGGTTGGGAGACAATGAGGCGTGAGCTTTCTGTTCTGTATAGCCGTTTCT ATGGAATCCTTTTGGGAGGCATTCTGGTTATGTATGAGTTTCATAATTTTCTGCGGCCTATTCTTCTCCTTATGTACTCCTTTTGGATACCTCAAATAATTACTAATGTTATTCGTGATTCAAGAAAGCCATTGCATCCTCATTATATCTTAGGCATGACTGTTACTCGGCTAGCAGTTCCATTATATATGTTTGGCTGCCCTAACAACTTCATGCGCATTGAACCTAGCAAGAGTTGGTGTATTTGTTTGGGTGTATTTATGGGACTTCAAGCatcaattcttcttcttcagcACTATCTTGGATCTCGGTGTTTCATTCCTCGGCAG ATCCTACCTGAGAAATATAGCTACTACAGACGGTTTAATCAGGATACAAATCATGTGACGGACTGTGTCATTTGCATGACCACCATTGATATCACACATCGTTCTAATGAGTGCATG GTGACGCCATGTGATCATTTTTTCCATTCTGGTTGTTTACAAAGGTGGATGGATATAAAAATGGAATGCCCAACATGCCGGCGTCCACTGCCACCAGCCTAA
- the LOC117926744 gene encoding leucine-rich repeat extensin-like protein 4 gives MASSSSSMATHFLILLLLQFSFLFNNLAAKHGSPATRHHRAHNRPHNHSSTSNPRLQQAYIAFQAWKRVIYSDPNKVTSNWVGPSVCSYKGVYCTAALDDPKIKVVAGIDLNLANIAGSLPDELGLLTDLALLHLNSNRFCGIIPETFANLTLLFELDISNNRFVGPFPSVVVSLPTLKFLDIRFNEFEGALPPDVFNRGLDAIFVNNNLFSSVIPSTFGTSSASVVVFANNKFGGCLPPSIANFADTLEELLLFNTSLSGCLPQEIGFLYKLRVLDVSFNKVVGTIPYSLAGLAHLEQLVLSHNMMTGNIPEGICILPNLMNFTFSYNFFCEEEGICQNLTSNGIKYDDRRNCLPDKPLQRSKKQCEAVYKHPVDCLEHHCSGGGGGTGAAVAPMHAASPPTHS, from the coding sequence AtggcttcatcttcttcttccatggCAACCCATTTCTTAATCCTCCTGCTCctacaattttctttcttattcaaCAATCTGGCTGCAAAACATGGCAGCCCTGCTACCCGTCATCACCGTGCCCACAACCGCCCTCACAACCACTCCTCCACATCAAACCCCAGACTCCAACAAGCTTACATTGCCTTCCAAGCATGGAAGCGCGTAATCTACTCTGACCCCAACAAAGTCACCTCCAACTGGGTTGGTCCCTCGGTCTGCAGCTACAAGGGTGTGTACTGCACAGCAGCTCTAGATGACCCCAAAATCAAAGTTGTCGCTGGTATTGACCTCAATCTTGCGAACATAGCCGGCTCCCTCCCTGATGAGCTCGGTCTCCTGACCGACCTGGCCCTGCTCCATCTAAACTCCAACCGCTTCTGTGGAATCATCCCAGAAACCTTTGCCAACCTCACTCTCCTATTTGAGCTTGATATCAGCAACAACAGATTTGTTGGCCCCTTCCCTTCAGTTGTGGTCTCTCTTCCTACCCTGAAATTTCTCGACATTCGCTTCAATGAATTCGAGGGGGCATTGCCTCCTGATGTTTTCAACAGAGGCCTTGATGCAATCTTTGTTAATAATAACCTCTTCAGTTCAGTAATACCATCAACTTTCGGCACGAGTTCGGCTTCTGTAGTGGTATTTGCCAACAACAAATTTGGAGGTTGCCTGCCTCCAAGTATTGCAAATTTTGCAGATACCTTAGAGGAGCTTTTATTGTTCAACACCAGCTTGTCAGGTTGTTTGCCACAGGAAATCGGTTTCCTATACAAACTGAGGGTGCTGGATGTGAGCTTCAACAAGGTAGTAGGCACCATACCCTACAGCCTTGCAGGATTAGCTCACTTGGAGCAACTGGTCTTAAGCCACAACATGATGACTGGGAACATACCTGAGGGGATTTGCATTCTCCCAAATTTGATGAACTTCACATTCTCTTACAACTTCTTCTGTGAGGAGGAGGGCATTTGCCAGAACCTGACATCAAATGGGATCAAGTATGACGATCGGAGAAACTGTTTGCCGGATAAACCACTTCAGAGGAGCAAGAAGCAATGTGAGGCTGTATACAAACACCCTGTTGACTGTCTTGAGCATCACTGCAGTGGAGGTGGCGGTGGTACAGGAGCTGCTGTTGCTCCAATGCATGCAGCATCACCTCCCACCCATTCCTAG
- the LOC117926745 gene encoding ADP,ATP carrier protein 3, mitochondrial, with protein MADGSQHSSIFQKINGQSSLFSTLSPNLQSRNTSVHSLSSAYVNGGLQTSLLPAGSGNGNGLALVSPLSPIFAQAPAEKGAKGFLIDFLMGGVSAAVSKSAAAPIERVKLLIQNQDEMIKAGRLSEPYKGITDCFARTIKDEGVIALWRGNTANVIRYFPTQALNFAFKDYFKRLFNFKKDRDGYWKWFAGNLASGGAAGASSLLFVYSLDYARTRLANDAKAAKKGGERQFNGLIDVYKKTIKSDGIAGLYRGFNISCVGIIVYRGLYFGMYDSLKPVVLVGDMQDSFLASFLLGWGITIGAGLASYPIDTVRRRMMMTSGEAVKYKSSFDAFSQILKNEGAKSLFKGAGANILRAVAGAGVLAGYDKLQLLVLGKKYGSGGGG; from the exons ATGGCGGATGGATCACAGCATTCGTCAATATTTCAGAAAATAAATGGGCAGTCTTCTCTCTTTTCTACATTGTCGCCTAATTTGCAGTCCAGAAATACCAGTGTACACAGTCTGAGCAGTGCCTATGTGAATGGAGGTTTGCAGACTTCTTTGCTGCCAGCAGGCAGTGGCAATGGCAATGGCCTGGCCCTTGTATCACCCTTGTCTCCCATCTTTGCTCAAGCTCCTGCGGAGAAAGGTGCAAAAGGTTTTCTGATTGATTTCCTCATGGGAGGAGTTTCTGCTGCAGTCTCCAAGTCAGCTGCTGCACCAATTGAGCGAGTTAAGCTCTTGATTCAGAATCAGGATGAGATGATTAAGGCTGGCAGGTTGTCTGAACCATACAAGGGAATTACTGACTGCTTTGCCAGAACTATTAAGGATGAAGGTGTCATTGCCCTTTGGAGAGGCAACACTGCTAATGTTATTAGATATTTCCCCACTCAG GCCCTGAACTTCGCTTTCAAGGATTACTTCAAGAGACTCTTCAACTTCAAGAAAGACAGGGATGGCTACTGGAAATGGTTTGCTGGGAACTTGGCATCTGGTGGTGCTGCTGGTGCTTCTTCTCTTCTATTTGTTTATTCGCTAGATTATGCCCGTACACGTTTGGCCAATGATGCTAAGGCTGCTAAAAAGGGTGGTGAAAGGCAATTTAATGGTTTGATTGATGTGTACAAGAAAACCATCAAATCTGATGGCATTGCGGGGCTTTATCGTGGATTCAACATCTCATGTGTTGGAATTATAGTGTACCGTGGGCTCTATTTTGGAATGTATGATTCACTGAAACCTGTGGTCCTGGTTGGTGATATGCAG GATAGTTTCTTGGCTAGTTTCTTGCTGGGATGGGGAATCACAATTGGTGCAGGATTGGCTTCTTACCCAATTGATACAGTGCGTAGAAGGATGATGATGACCTCAGGAGAAGCTGTCAAATACAAGAGCTCTTTCGATGCATTCTCACAGATCCTGAAGAATGAAGGTGCTAAATCACTCTTTAAAGGCGCCGGTGCAAACATCCTGCGTGCTGTTGCAGGTGCTGGTGTGCTTGCTGGTTATGATAAGTTGCAGCTCCTTGTACTTGGCAAGAAATATGGATCCGGTGGCGGCGGCTAA